Proteins from a single region of Neodiprion virginianus isolate iyNeoVirg1 chromosome 4, iyNeoVirg1.1, whole genome shotgun sequence:
- the LOC124302827 gene encoding uncharacterized protein LOC124302827, which translates to MTRREEHWEVERGEMKEMIRDLGKRLEEVEERRGGEMERVKKRLIELEKKSAEGGGERQVQGNAEVAQVTIDRLKEMEWAIERKEREKRRGNIVVRGARLEKGREKEELKKILQLIGVEVEVKDMWEVGAKKGGEKGIWIARLGNREQKRQVMGRKSLLKGREERIGEDLTWAERRMKWKLREIAAIEERRGNRVRIGYAKIWIEGKMWKWDEIGELLRDAHEQLTTIEPEKRAELPYYSDDLYATCEEAFLTNKADMLVIIKSWRGPEPLAHDGAPGNALTSRQLPQFHDLFQVMVGQNQDISNVEKLQYLKMSLTGDASLLLKNISVAGDNFGRAWETLVNRYQNKRVLIDAYLAILFSTRRVNNESAVDLKQLLNDTKDALGALKSLGSPIEYWDHILVYMTARKLDFESLKAWEINIGAQTDPASFDDLEQFLFSRVRALEAVDRVSTSLHGRTLRAKLCLMHKVALYFNVSRVSQQNTGSAARASRTAKSVFQLSRGAPIQKLSDSKAVQVCTGPHHTTIHRSKAVEQRAPGSSATSPSETPEPSKQTNGAAIPGRDDQPSTSVSTNVALTSTIQYKPVLLATALVKVTSRTGEELIIRALLDQASEVSFVTESLAQRLALPRMNTSLPIRGIGGKRTVNARGLVNLNIQSRIRTFSLPVNAYILAKLTSYVPPCRVLKNNWPHLENLELADPDSSSTRAIDLLLGAEAYSVILEEGLRKGDQQSPIAQQTALGWILSGSIPSQDPPQKRGSAYGFQCSADHELLSLLQRFWLQEETTSNSETLLSEEDSQCEQHFVETHSRSPEGRYIVRIPLKQLPDNPGDSRRSALFALSRQEKQFEADPARKTAYSDFLAEYENLGHMTLVPNPYQASGRVFYLPHHAVVRDNSTTTKIRVVFNGSALTTRKISINSLQYAGAKLQNDLADVITRWRRYAYVFTADIEKMYRQIGVHPDDWDLQRILWRKNPQDPVSTYQLCTVTYGLKSAPYLALRVLRQLAADEKSRFSLAVNIIEREIYVDDVLSGADDVEGATEKIRQINECLASGCFNLQKWTSNCEELLEKIPQKRGTYRSSFPLKITIQCERSGSYVAQIFDPLGWIAPVVVRGKIFIQELWSAGLNWDDPLPKILATRWRIYEEELKDIALISVPRYFGSRANLAASQSVELHGFSDASQSALSAVVFLRLLTGSNDIRVSLVAAKTRVAPLKKVTIPRLELSAAVLLVRLVSHLRKVLELENATIHLWTDSTVALAYISGDPSRWTEYVRNRVNEIREIDQSQWHHVSGKENPADCASRGISPRQLQEDSLWWNGPVWLSQHISSWPSLHPPVHPDVALELRKLHAHIVNTDDRTIIWDLVQRYSSLTKLLHVSAWCFRTFRKFLQRQDAPSRENPLTPAELEHARLFWVKATQSAYFNAEIQLLSEEKQLPRSNRLLRLAPFVDSNGLLRVGGRLHNSPCNYDEKHPLILPQEASLTTLVIDQAHRKTLHGGTQVTLVTLRSQYWVVGGRVPVRSFIRRCITCIRNRAMLGYQLMGQLPPSRFSQVRPFINSGVDYAGPIFLRTFRGRGARTYKGYIVVFVCFSTSAIHLEMATDYSSEGFIAAYKRFTSRRGICETLTSDCETNLVGADAELRRLFQATSKEFSTIATSLANDGTLWKFNPPSAPHFGGKWEAAVKSVKFHLKRVIGDSRLSYEEYATLLAQIEGVLNSRPLCALSDDPSDLYALTPGHFLIGSALNAIPEPSLGHLPTSRLSRWQLLRQMLEHFWSRWSSEYLQQMQLRAKWHYRTNALKINSLVLIKDERYPPIKWALGQVVELHPGKDDLVRVVSVRTQHSTYKRPIVKLCLLQSPDTDKPKDTSAD; encoded by the exons ATGACTAGAAGGGAAGAGCATTGGGAAGTAGAGAGGGGGGAGATGAAGGAAATGATAAGGGATCTAGGTAAAAGACTAGAAGAGGTAGAAGAGCGGAGAGGAGGGGAGATGGAAAGGGTAAAGAAGAGGCTGatagaattagaaaagaagAGTGCAGAAGGAGGGGGAGAAAGGCAGGTACAGGGGAATGCGGAAGTGGCGCAGGTAACAATAGATAGATTAAAAGAGATGGAGTGGGCCatagagaggaaagaaagggaaaaaagaagggGAAATATAGTAGTGAGAGGAGCGAGACTTgagaagggaagagaaaaggaagagttgaaaaagattttgcaGCTGATAGGGGTAGAGGTCGAGGTAAAGGATATGTGGGAGGTAGGCGCGAAAAAGGGGGGAGAAAAGGGGATATGGATAGCAAGACTAGGAAATAGGGAGCAAAAGAGGCAGGTAATGGGAAGAAAAAGCCTACTCaaagggagggaggagagaaTAGGCGAGGATCTCACCTGGGCAGAGAGAAGAATGAAATGGAAGTTGAGGGAGATAGCAGCTATTGAGGAGAGAAGGGGAAACAGAGTAAGAATAGGGTATGCAAAGATCTGGATAGAAGGGAAAATGTGGAAGTGGGATGAGATAGGAGAGCTGCTTAGGGACG CTCACGAACAGCTGACAACGATCGAGCCCGAAAAAAGGGCAGAGCTTCCGTACTATTCAGATGATCTCTATGCTACATGCGAGGAAGCATTTCTCACTAATAAGGCAGACATGCTCGTGATTATCAAATCGTGGAGAGGCCCGGAGCCCCTTGCTCACGACGGAGCGCCGGGGAATGCCCTTACTTCCCGACAACTACCGC AATTTCACGATTTATTCCAAGTAATGGTCGGTCAGAATCAGGACATTTCCAATGTGGAAAAACTGCAGTATTTAAAAATGAGCCTGACAGGAGACGCGTCCTTGctcttaaaaaatatttccgtcGCTGGGGACAACTTTGGGCGCGCCTGGGAAACTCTTGTTAATCGGTACCAAAATAAACGCGTTCTGATCGACGCCTATCTCGCGATATTATTCTCGACGCGCCGTGTAAATAACGAGTCAGCTGTCGACTTAAAGCAGCTTTTGAACGACACGAAAGACGCTCTCGGGGCGCTTAAATCCCTCGGTAGTCCAATTGAATATTGGGATCATATTCTCGTGTACATGACAGCGCGAAAACTAGACTTCGAGTCACTTAAGGCGTGGGAAATTAACATCGGAGCACAAACAGACCCCGCGTCATTCGATGACCTCGAACAATTCCTGTTCAGCCGTGTACGTGCTCTGGAAGCCGTCGATCGAGTATCGACCTCTC TCCACGGCCGTACCCTCAGGGCTAAATTGTGCCTTATGCACAAAGTCGCATTATATTTCAACGTGTCCCGAGTATCGCAACAAAACACCGGATCAGCGGCGCGAGCTTCTCGTACAGCGAAATCTGTGTTTCAATTGTCTCGGGGCGCACCAATTCAGAAACTGTCGGACAGCAAAGCGGTTCAAGTGTGCACTGGCCCACATCACACCACGATACATCGTTCGAAAGCCGTGGAGCAACGAGCTCCCGGTTCCAGCGCCACGTCGCCATCGGAAACACCTGAGCCTAGCAAACAAACTAACGGTGCGGCGATCCCGGGTCGCGATGATCAGCCTAGCACCTCCGTCTCAACAAACGTTGCACTTACAAGTACGATCCAATACAAACCGGTACTGCTTGCAACCGCGCTCGTGAAGGTCACCTCTCGTACCGGGGAAGAACTCATAATTAGAGCGTTACTCGATCAAGCATCGGAGGTGTCATTCGTCACAGAATCACTCGCCCAACGCTTAGCATTGCCAAGAATGAATACCTCGCTGCCTATACGCGGAATCGGTGGCAAGCGCACCGTCAACGCGCGCGGACTCGTCAATCTCAATATCCAGTCTCGCATCAGAACGTTTTCGCTTCCCGTAAATGCATACATACTTGCAAAACTGACGTCTTACGTTCCCCCTTGTCGAGTACTCAAAAATAACTGGCCTCATCTAGAAAATCTAGAACTTGCCGATCCAGACTCATCCTCAACACGAGCAATTGATCTTCTTCTTGGAGCAGAGGCCTATAGCGTGATTCTCGAGGAAGGATTACGTAAAGGAGATCAACAAAGCCCCATAGCTCAGCAAACCGCCCTTGGCTGGATCCTATCGGGTTCAATTCCGTCACAGGACCCCCCTCAAAAAAGGGGGTCAGCATACGGATTTCAATGTTCCGCAGATCATGAACTCCTCAGCCTTCTTCAACGTTTCTGGCTGCAAGAAGAAACAACCTCAAATAGCGAAACTTTACTCTCCGAAGAAGACTCGCAATGCGAGCAGCATTTTGTCGAGACTCACTCTCGTTCACCGGAAGGCCGGTACATCGTACGTATTCCTCTTAAACAACTCCCAGACAATCCTGGGGACTCTCGGAGATCTGCGCTCTTCGCGTTATCGCGTCAAGAAAAACAATTCGAGGCAGATCCGGCAAGAAAAACCGCCTATTCAGACTTTCTCGCGGAGTACGAGAATCTTGGACACATGACTCTAGTGCCTAATCCGTACCAAGCTTCGGGACGGGTTTTTTATCTACCGCATCATGCAGTGGTGCGTGACAACAGTACAACTACGAAAATTCGAGTCGTTTTTAATGGATCTGCACTTACGACACGCAAAATCTCAATCAACAGCTTACAGTACGCTGGGGCCAAGCTTCAGAATGATCTCGCAGATGTAATCACTCGATGGCGTCGATACGCGTATGTTTTCACAGCAGACATCGAGAAGATGTACCGTCAAATCGGAGTACATCCCGATGACTGGGATCTGCAGCGAATTCTATGGAGAAAAAATCCACAGGATCCTGTATCAACATATCAACTGTGCACGGTAACTTATGGACTTAAAAGCGCCCCGTATCTGGCCTTACGCGTACTCCGACAGCTCGCAGCTGACGAAAAATCCCGATTTTCCCTCGCAGTGAACATCATCGAACGAGAAATCTACGTCGACGACGTTCTATCAGGAGCCGACGACGTTGAAGGAGCAACAGAAAAAATTCGCCAAATCAACGAGTGCCTCGCCAGTGGCTGCTTCAACTTACAAAAATGGACCTCAAATTGCGAGGAATTACTCGAAAAGATACCGCAAAAAAGAGGGACATATCGCAGCTCGTTTCCATTGAAGATAACAATCCAGTGCGAGCGCTCGGGCTCCTATG TTGCTCAGATCTTTGACCCTCTCGGTTGGATCGCCCCAGTTGTCGttcgtggaaaaattttcattcaagagCTGTGGTCAGCTGGTCTAAATTGGGACGATCCGCTTCCCAAAATTCTTGCAACTCGCTGGAGAATCTATGAAGAAGAACTCAAGGATATTGCTCTTATCTCGGTGCCACGTTATTTCGGTAGTCGAGCAAACCTTGCAGCGTCGCAGTCCGTCGAACTGCACGGTTTTTCAGACGCATCACAAAGTGCCTTGAGTGCAGTAGTTTTTCTTCGCCTGCTTACGGGAAGCAACGACATCCGAGTATCACTTGTTGCGGCGAAAACAAGGGTAGCCCCGTTAAAAAAAGTTACAATTCCGCGGCTGGAACTATCTGCAGCCGTGCTGCTAGTTCGGCTCGTCTCGCACCttcgaaaagtactcgaaCTCGAAAACGCCACGATTCACCTCTGGACGGATTCCACCGTTGCGCTGGCCTACATCAGTGGAGATCCGTCTCGTTGGACGGAATATGTCCGCAACCGCGTTAATGAAATTCGAGAAATTGACCAATCTCAATGGCACCATGTCTCGGGCAAGGAAAATCCAGCCGATTGCGCGTCAAGAGGCATTAGCCCGCGGCAGTTACAAGAAGACAGCCTCTGGTGGAATGGGCCCGTTTGGTTGTCGCAGCATATATCATCGTGGCCCTCATTGCATCCACCAGTCCATCCAGACGTCGCCCTTGAGCTCCGCAAATTACACGCACACATTGTCAACACCGACGATCGCACCATCATATGGGACCTCGTACAACGCTATTCCAGCCTTACAAAGCTCTTACACGTTTCCGCTTGGTGTTTCCGaacatttcgaaaatttctacAGAGGCAGGACGCCCCCAGCAGAGAGAATCCTCTCACGCCGGCCGAACTTGAGCATGCGCGTCTTTTTTGGGTCAAGGCGACCCAGTCAGCGTATTTTAACGCAGAGATACAACTTCTCTCAGAAGAAAAACAACTTCCGCGATCCAACCGTCTTCTGCGACTGGCCCCGTTTGTCGACTCCAACGGTTTGCTGCGAGTTGGCGGCCGTCTTCACAACTCTCCATGCAACTATGACGAAAAGCACCCATTAATACTACCGCAAGAAGCTTCCCTTACTACACTTGTCATAGACCAAGCTCATCGAAAAACTCTCCATGGGGGTACTCAAGTTACCCTCGTCACACTCCGAAGCCAATACTGGGTAGTTGGAggccgcgtaccagtccgtAGCTTCATACGACGATGCATTACGTGTATACGGAATCGCGCAATGCTCGGGTATCAACTGATGGGGCAATTACCGCCCTCGCGATTCAGTCAAGTGCGCCCGTTCATCAACTCCGGAGTTGATTACGCCGGTCCGATCTTCTTACGGACATTTCGTGGTCGCGGTGCCAGAACGTACAAAGGATACATAGTCGTCTTTGTTTGCTTCTCGACTTCCGCAATTCATTTAGAAATGGCTACAGATTACTCCTCAGAGGGATTCATAGCAGCATATAAGAGGTTTACGAGCCGCCGAGGGATTTGCGAAACCTTAACGAGTGACTGCGAGACAAACCTCGTCGGCGCAGACGCGGAATTGCGAAGACTCTTCCAGGCAACGTCCAAAGAATTCTCTACTATCGCTACCTCTCTAGCAAACGATGGAACTTTATGGAAATTCAACCCCCCTTCTGCCCCTCATTTTGGGGGAAAGTGGGAAGCCGCCGTAAAATCCGTGAAATTCCATCTCAAAAGAGTCATTGGCGACTCACGACTCTCG